Part of the Penaeus vannamei isolate JL-2024 chromosome 17, ASM4276789v1, whole genome shotgun sequence genome is shown below.
ggcgtgtgtataagcgtgtgtgtaagcgtgtgtgtaagcgtgtgtgtaagcatgtgtgtaagCGTATGCGTAAGCGTGTGTGAAAGCGTATGCGTAAGCAAGTGTGAAAgcatgtgtgtaagcatgtgtaaaagcgtgtgtgtatgcgtgtgtgtatgtgtctgtatgtatgtggctgtatgtatgtggctgtatgtatgtggctgtatgtatgtgtctgtatgtatgtgtctgtgtgtgtgtgcgtgtgtgtatttatgcgtgtgtgtatttatgcgtgtgtgtatttatgcgtgtgtgtatctatgcgtgtgtgtaagtgtgtgtgtaagtgtgtgtgtaagcgcgtgtgtaagcgtgtgtgaaagcgtgtgtgtatgtgtgtgtacatgtgtgtttgtgtgtatttgtgtctgtgtgtgtaacccagctatatctatatcaagttactatatgatacatatatatatatatatatatatatatatatatatatatatatatatatatatatatatatatatgtatatatatataatttatattatatatatatatataatttatattatatatatatatatatatatatatatatatatatatatatatatatatatatatatatatatgtatcatatagtaattagatatagatatatctggcttaaagtgtgtatctatgtgtgtgtgtgtgtttatgtgtgtgtgtgtgtgtgtatttatgtgtgtgtgtgtatctaattagatatctaattagatatagatatatcttgcttaaagtgtgtatttatgtgtgtgtatttatgtgtgtgtgtgtgcatttacgtgtgtgtgtatttgtgtgtgtgtgcgtaagcgtgtgtgtatttatgtgtgagtgtaagcgtgtgtgtaagcgtgtgagtaagcgtgtgtataagcgtgtgtataagcgtgtgtataagcgtgtgtgtatgcgtgtgtgaaagtgtgtgtgtgtgcgtgcgtgtatgcgtatgtgtatgcgtgcgtgtatgcgtgcgtgtatgcgtatgtgtgtatgcgtgtgcatgtgcgtgtgttaatcAGGGGAGACTCTCCTGACCTGAAGTAAGGCGTCAGAAAGGCCAACGCCAGCATCACCAGCAGTCCGGTCACCACGCCCCCCGCCGGCGTCCTGACCCCGCTCGTGGCATTGACGGCCGTTCGAGAGAAAGATCCAGTGACGGGCATCGATTGCACAAATGACCCCAAAATATTGCAGAAACCAAGGGCGATCATTTCCTGCAAATCATAATTTTGCATGAGTGACTAGAGCTAGAAAGACTGGTTGATACACCAGTACATACCAGAAAACAAATGAGTTTGGTGTTCTAATCATTAGTTTAATGCGTATACATAGCATCAAGTTCTAAGGACTGGCAAAATCACATATATTCAGTCTTTTGTTATTTGAAATGCAAATATTCACATCACATTTTACCAGCCAATCTATGCATCATATCAAACTTTCTCCTAGGACACTTTTCCACGATGACCTATCGGAGTAACTAACAAATCCGTCCTGGAATACTTCTCGAAGCTGACGGACCTAAGTAACTAGGAAATCGAACATATCTGCCTTTCGCAAAGAAACACGATTTTCTTAATACTGTGGCGGAGCcatgggtgggggaatggggggtccGGACCCCCTCATTTTCTAATGTGCATTCACTCACTTGTGATAAAAGTTTTACAATTTAATTTGAAACTTTCTGCATTTTAGTACCAAATGTTTTTAAACATCTTAAAAAATTTCTGGGATAAGAAGTAAGAAATAAATTGAGAGGCATCAGAATTAAAAGGGGGATTTTTTCGAATAGAaatgagaaatttaaaaaattagTGCTGATTTTCTGAAAAATAAAACTTGTAGGAAAGGGCGTTGGTACGTTTCCGCAAGGAAGATGGGCGGGCCCCATATAACGCTGAGCCTTCAGCGTAACGTTGAGACTACATTGGCCTCCCACCTTCATGAGGCTGGCTCCGCCGTTGTTTACACAGATGCACTGGCGGGCATATCATGCCTGTCGGTAATTTTACAGAATACCTTCGCATAAACGAtcgcgacgattttggtatcggtgGATTCCACTTTTccctacaatacatacatatcgaAGTTATGCCGCGGAAACCTTCCTTAGCGACGATAGCAAGGGAGGACACACGACTCCCCTTCCGTGGGAGCTCCTGCCCCTCAGCCCCCGCAAAGGAAGGCGAAGGATGCTCCACGTGCCCACGGCAGGAGAGAGCTTCCGATGCCGAgtctgtccgacgctctctcTCGCCATGTAAACGCAGTCTGTTTCCCTTGGCGGGGTTGGAGGGGCGACGCTCCCtatggggggtcgcaggggggaCAGCTCCCTTCGTTAGATAATATAGTGActgtgtatatgatttatatttcaACCCGCAATCCCCCTGTTACCTTTCATGGCCTACCAGGCTgtcggggccaagaatgtggtggtggtggtggtggtggtgatggtgggggggggggggtccgggcaTAATTCCTATTTATATGCACACTAGCGGGTGAGACCAATCAATCGATACCAAAGTCTTCGCGATCAGTTATGCAAAGGTATACTGTGAAACTGCCTATCTACGGTGACCTACTAGCAAAGGAACAGTTTCTTGTAGCGTCACCTACTTGAGTAGCATCAATGGTTTTTCCTCCGGCGAATGCACTGGCAATGGCAATGCTTTCCAGGATAGAAATGAGAGGAATGATGGCGACCCCCGAGCCGACGGACGTCATCATGTCGCCGAACGAGTAGGTGACGTTGTTCACTTcggtagaaaagggaggaagcTGGAAGCTTGGCATGCCCCCGTCCACCCTTTCTGGAAGCGATGGGACGGACAGAGTAGTCACCTTGCAAGGCGGGAGAGTTTAGTTTGGGAGTTcgtgcgcgcatgtatgtgtacgtgagtgcatgcgtgcgtgcacgcgcgtgtgGGACGTGCGTGTGAtggtatggtgtatgtgtgtgcacgaggGCTGTGAAAGGTATTCTGGGAACCGCAATGATCGCGCAGTCCTTACATATCAGAATAATAAATCCACTAATACTCATAcagttaatgataaaaacaagaaaaaattactTGTCAGCTGGAACGTGTTTTCTGGAGCAACAAATGCAATGATGCCAGCGACGATGACGACAATGGCGTTTCTTCCCACAGACGATAGGAATATGATCTTCTTAAATACTTTTTTCCCCGTGGAATCTGCTGCATTTGGCTTCACAGCTTTTAAGTCCTTTAATTTCTGAAATAAGTTTGgaaaataattatcttcattatctttggctgtggattatcatatatatttcttcttgttattattcccaCCAAGAGAATTGAAAGTTATGTCCTCATCATTGcaaactctctctccccctttctctctctctctctctctctctctctctctctctctctctctctctctctctctctctctctctctctctctctctctctctctctctctctctctctctcgcttgcttgcttgctcactctcactctctctctacctttctccctcactctctctttctttctccctctcactctctctttctacctctctctctctttctttctccctctcactctctctttctacctctctctctctctctttctacctctcactctctctctttctacctttcactctccctctctctttctacctctcactctctctttttcttcctctcactctctctctttctccctctcactctctctttccctttcactctctctctttctccctctcactctctctctctttctccctctcactctctctctttctccctctcactctttctctttctctctctcactctctctttctccctctcactctctctctctctccctttcactctctctctctctttctccctctcactctctctctctttctccctctcactctctttctccctctcactctctctctttctcccttcctccctccctttctctctttctcgctctctccccttctctttctccctctctctctttctcactcactcttccccccttctctctctctcccttcctctgtctctcacttcccctctctctctctcttccttgctctttctctttctccattcttctttctctctctctctctcctttcctctactctctctctttctctcccttcatctctctctctcccttcttcttcttctcctctctctccctcttctttttttctggatcCCTGTCCGTAtgacgttttctctttctttttctccccctcaccttctgcctctttctccttctatttctttctcaccatatctttctccttttccctctttcattcccgtCCTtgatcctttccccctctctccttaactAACCCTCATGAGCAGCAGGCAGATCATACAGCATATCCCCAACGTGAGGTCCTGCCACTTGGTCTCCGCAATATGACTAAACAGCTTTTCGCATGTCTCCAAAAATCCTTCAGAGTTGTAGGATAGGCCGAAGAGTCCTTTAAGCTGCGATGAGGCTATGGTAATGGCAGCCGCTGAGGTGAAGCCGCATATCACTGGCTTCGATATGAACGTTATGAGGAATCCTGCGGGAGAACGAAAATCTGGGGTGAAGGCTTGTGTGTTTTCTCAAAGGGGGAGTCGGGTCTGGCTGTGTGATTCACGGGACtcggggaaaagggtaagggtaaAGAGTATAGAAAGGAAatcagaaagtaagaaaagataattatgaatGCCACACGagcataaaataatataaatatttggtATGCgaactgacacagacacacacaggcgcatTGACAAATtaacatgcacgcgcacacagaccGTGAGCACCCCGCGAAGGGCCTTACCCAAGTTGCAAATGCCTGAGGCGAGGATGATGATGCCGCTGAGGAAGCAGAGGAGCACGGCGAAGTCGGGTCCTCCTTCGCCTGAGTACTCGTGGGTCATGATGGCCATGATGGCCGTGGGGCCGATGGTAATGTCCTTGCAGCTGCCGAGGAGCGTGTACACGAAGCAACCCATGAATGCGGAGTACAGACCATACTGTGAGCAAGGAGCCAGAGGGGGTTACTATTACTGGGTTACAAGAACCCGAGAGTGTGCGTGGGTACGGCCGCGAGAGGACTAAAAAACTCGAAACAAAAGAGGTGGGGGGATCGTTATCACCATGCAGTTCAAAAACAAAAGTTagtggaaaaaagaaacagaaaaataatcagaaaatataAACTCACTGAAGGCTCCAGGCCGGCCACGAGAGCGTAGGCGATGCCCTGCGGGATGACGGTGAGGCCGACGGTGAAGCCGGCCAGGATGTCCCCCTCCAGCATCTCAAGGTTGTAGGTGGGGAGCCACTGCGTGATCGGGAGCCTCGCGTTCAAGGTCTTCTTGGTGAAGATGCCGCGGACCTTCCTCTGTGGGAAGATTTTGCGGTCAACACTTTATGCTTAGGGATAGGCCTGGCCTCTGTGCCTCTCGCCTTCATGCACTTACTGATGAGAGATACAGGGCGATGATCTTTGCTTTGTACCTAACGGAGACAACAGACATAGATTTGAgggttacacacacatatatacacacatctatctgtctacataatatataatcatatatatataaatatatatacataaaatttatatatatatatatatatgtatatatatatacatatatatacatatatatacatatatatacatacacacacacacacacacacacacacacatatatatatatatatataaatatatatatatatatatatatatatatatataaacatatatatttacatatatactatatataatatgtacaaagATTTACGTCCTGGCAAAATATATGATGGAAAATTGCAATGAAATCGCGGTCACTGAACAACTCTTTTTGTTATCTTTCGGAGGAAAAGAGCAATGATTTCTAATCACGCCATAGAAAGTGTTCCTCAAAGGAGACTTGAACTATTGAAGATCCTCTTTATCTTTGGAATGCAGTAAGTGGCTGCCGGAGAAGCGCATCTCTTATCGCCCTATAAGTTCTCCGCCCGCGCTTGTCTCTTaaggaagaatatatatgtatatatatatatatatatatatatatatatatatatatatatatatatatacatatatatatatagacaaatatatgtgttgtatatatatacatatacacacacatatgtatatatatatatatatatatatatatatatatatatatatatatatatatatatatgtgtgtgtgtgtgtgtgtgtgtgtgtgtgtgtgtgtgtgtgtgtgtataaatatatttatatatatatatatatatatatatatatatatatatatatatatatatatatatatatatacacacaaatatgtgttgtatatatatacataattatatatatacattacacatatatatgtatatatacataaatatatatatatatatatatatatatatatatacattacacatatatatgtatacataaacatacatatgtacatatatatatatatatatatatatatatatatgtacatatacacatatatgtacacacacacacacacacacacacacacacacacacacacacacacacacacacacacatatatatatatatatatatatatgtgtgtgtgtgtgtgtgtgtgtgtgtgtgtgtgtgtgtgtgtgtgtgtgtgtgtgtgtgtgtgtgtgtgtgtgtgatgggttcATGATGAAGCACGGGAAGCGTAGTCGCATCAAGAAGAGAGACACCTGGGCAGGGACCATCATCATCGACGTTTCAGATTACCATAAATCCATTTTCAAGCCAATCTTTTgggagagtatatgtatatatgttactgtAAAGTAGTAAATATCCTTAAATGGGGCTTTGCAAACGAAAAGTCAAAATGTCAATAAAACAAGTACAAGCTAAAACTTAAGAAATTTAAACTTAACAAAACAtatcttatatgtttttttttataatcaacgGTATGTGCAGCGTTTCGGTGTAGCTATGGGATCACCAGCCGGTCCTACGCTTGCTCATGGATTTTTATGTCATTATGGACATATATAGCTTTCTAGTTGCTCTAGAAATTTTAAACCattaatattacaaaaaaaaaaaaaaaaatgctgatggTCCTCATATTTAAGTCACAGAAACACGTTCCGGAATTTCTTAGCTACAACTCGAAACATATATGAAATTCATTGTTGAATAGGAAAAGAACGGAAACTTATCTTTTTTTGGACATGTACATTCAAACATCTTTGATATTTCATTGTACGGAAAACGCACATTTATTGGCTTATGTTCTCTTCACTCATTCCACTTACGTACAAACACTCACCACTCGAGCATACTACATTTGCTCAAACTGGACGGTAAAACTACAGCACTACGGTACCGAAGAAATTGCTTTACTTTCCCATCATTTGTACAGATCCATCCAGCCTCCAGTTAAAATAAAAGGCATCCAAACTTATCCGTGAATTCTACCCACTATTTTCATAACAAAAACTATCCAAAGCTTGTTAAAATTCCAAGACACAATACCAAGTGAATTACGATCTAACAGTCTATAAATAAACGTGAGATAGCTGCAAGGCATCATATATTGGCAAAACCACTAAACACGCATCTCACAGCTACTGGGTATTTCCGACCTAACTGGCATCCGAATGACCGAACAACCCTATTCGGTATTCAGGAATCACGCaaatgacacagatcaccccgcACATCACTAAAATGTCTTGACAGGCActccataccaccagcagctctcTGTCATGAAGAGCATacttacatccatccatatacgaACACTGTGCAATAATGAAAGCTCAACTCCACTTGTTTTTATTGATGCGTGGCCGATTGACACTTGGCTGTTTGGTTTAATTTTTCTTGTtatgctgttttgttttgttttatccatGAATATTCCTTTTTCGCAGAACTCTTTAGTTCTGTCAAGTTTTAATTACGTTTTATTAGCTTATTTTGGGATTTTCATGTTGATTTATAGTAATTCATATATTGGACTCTTCCAACAGACTGGCTTTGAAATGGATTATGTTAgttaatccgaaacgtcgcctatatgcatatatatatatatacggtatatatatatatatatatatgtgtgtgtgtgtgtgtgtgtgtgtgtgtgtgtgtgtgtgtgtgtgtgtgtgtgtgtgtgtgtgtgtgtgtacatatacatatacaaacatttgcatatatgtatatatatacatatccataaatacatatatacatatttatatgtgtgtgtgtgcatgggtgcatgcgtgcgtgtagatgtgtgtatttacatacatacacacacatacatacaaacacatacatacatatatatatatatatatatatatatatatatatatatatatatatatatgcatctctctctctctctctctctctctctctctctgtctctctctctctctctctctctatatatatatatatatatatatatatatatatatatatatatgtgtgtataaaatatatatatacatatatatatgaaaatatacacacatctacgcaaaaaataaacaaatttacaCAGCATCCACCCTATAAACCGAACATAAAAACAGCCTGCGGCCAGAATGAAGTCATACGAAATACGGGTTCAAATGCCCTATCTGGGCCTCGCCAACAGAGCGGCTATTGTCTCCTATGTGATTACGATAAAATGGTAAGGGCTTGTCACAAGTGGTGTATCTTGGTTTATAGTTTTTTGGATAAAACTATAAAACTCAGTATGATACTCGTCCCTTCCgaacttttattatcactatctttgttcgaataataataataataataataataataataataataataataataataataataatattgatgataataataatgataataatataataataacagcagcagcaacagcaataacaataataataataataataataataataataataataataataataataataataataataataataataataataataataatgatgattatgataacgatcttaacaataataataatagtgatcataacaacaaattaatagtaataataacaataataacaatgatcataacaataatagtatcggcagtcgtactagtagtagcagcagtagtagtagaagtaacaataatgataataataacaaacaaataataagaataagaataagaataataatattattaataataataataataataataataataataataataataataataatgataataataataataaatattgtcCTTACTATTATGGTTCTAACACCAACACAGACAACAATATCAAAGGAGGAAAATATCCTTTAACAATAATTAGCTCTTTCTCCGTCATTTTATTGCGTTTCTGAAtgactccgtatgaaaatcatgtaaacaaacatggcgtgAGGTCccaggaatcacacgaacattctcatgcatattacgttattttaaagaaatatgatgatgtatattgtatatacgaatgttctaaaatattagcttatgtttacattcactcatcctatctaatttgttaatagcacaagatcaacacgggaattagtcagacggaaacggtcgtaaccgtcttggtctgggaggcgttccgtttgtagacgatccttgcggaaagcctcaatttagacggaaccccagaaattgacggaaaaagtgctagtgtgatggAGCCTTTAATaagcacagaaaaaaaacgaaaagcataTTAGTCATTGAGAAAGAATtcgccttcccctaccccttagaTACGGCAACTATGCGGCGAGTTTGTACTTTGTTCAGCTCAAAAAACAAAGGACATTGCCTATTGTGGTTTTAGTAAAGTAGCGCGGGGGAGGATTCACTTAGTGCTCGGCGAAATCTACTCGTCTCTTGGTTTCGGAAGTCGCTGTAGCTTTGCGAAGATATTTCAatcgtgcgtgcgcgcgcgcgtatgtgtgtgtgtgtgtgtgtgtgtgtgtgtgtgtgtgtgtgtgtgtgtgtgtgtgtgtgtgtgtgtgtgtgtgtgtgtgtgtgtgattgcaaccttacacacaaacaagacccatttaggcacacacactcacatacacacacactcacacacacacacacacacaatcacataataACTTATTTTGTCATTCAGCATCTATGTTCGCTCAATTAGATTACAAATGCGTTTGGATGACTGATTGCTTTACCGTGAAGATGACGTACACATTGGACcaggaaaaaataaaaccttGACGAGTTTCCTTGAAAGTCTTCAAAATACTTTTTCCTGAAATGACATATAAGCTACAAGCGATTAGGTAATCtcatcaacaacaaacacacacacacacacacacacacacacacacacacacacacacacacacacacacacacacacacacacacacacacacacacacacacacacacacacacacacacacacacacacacacacacacacacacacacacacacaaacacacacacacgagcacactccACCACGCGCTCACAATCGCCCATGGGCTATCGCACTGTAATCATAGCTGCGATTAGTGAAGAGGACGATAAAGTATATGGAAAAATCAATCTCCTTTGTGTATGCGTAGCCGATGACTGCCAGGAATGCTGGCAAGTTCACCAATATCGTGCACTAATAAAAcgattaagaaacaaaacaaaacaagaattgaGGGAACGAAGATAAAGCAAAAACGGCATTAAAGCATGGGAAATGAGAAACAGCGAGGAGACGGTAATAAATTCCGCGAAACGAGACGAAAACAGAAAATGCAATAAGGAAACCTCTCTCATACTAGAGAACGTCAAGGGAACAGGAGGGTTTGGTCATGGCAATAAAGCCATAAAAACGAAATAGCATTTTGAACGATacacaaggaaaaataaagagaaaaacacgacaattaaaacgaaaaagaaatcgaCAAAGTTACATAACCGACAATGGAGCCAAGTAAAAACacgacaataaaacaaaagaacggCAGTAAAGCAAAGTAAAACCAAAAGTAACGAAACTAAAACAACAAAGATGAACTAAAACAGACCAAAAAGGTATATGAAAAAAGAcagaccaaacaaaacaaaattacttCGAAACAAatttaaagtaaataaatacagaaagaaatgaaagacgaaaaacagCGAGACAGCCACCCTACCGAAAGGAAGTTCCCGGCGCTGGAGGTCACGCTGGCCATCGTGGGTCTGGACTTGGCCTTCGCTCGGGCGTTCGGAGCTCCGTCGACACCTAGTTGCCCCGCCGCTTCTGTGGGGCACGAGGCAAGGGGAGGGCGTTAGGGACACGTGTGCttggctggtgatgatgatggtgatggtgatgatgatgatggtgatggtgatgatgatgatgatgatgatggtggtggtggtgatggtgatgatggtgatgatgatgatggtggtggtgatgatgatgatgatggtgatgatgatgatggtgatgatgatgatgatggtggtggtgatcatgatgatgatggtgatgatgatgatgatgatgatggtggtggtgatcatgatggtgatggtgatgatgatgatactgattacgataatgataatgatacagataataataataataataaaataacaatggtaacattaataaatataatgattgatgataaaaataataatattagtaataaaaaagcaactaataatcatagcaatgataacattttaataacaacaatatttaagTACCAATGAAATACAGTAAAAATCTAGGGCCCTTACATCCtataataaatagtaaaatcATTACATTCATCAAACtatcgcctctcctcccttcacaagTTAGTGCACATCCACAGAAAAAGATATTCCCGAAGGAGAGTCACCTCACAGTCCCATCAAGAATACTATCCATGGGACTAATTGGTAACATTTCTTCTCTAATCCTCAATCACTGGGCTAGAGACGTGGCTAATAATCTGACGCGACTCACGGCAAGGAATCTGGGATAACCGCAGCatcgcattaaaaaaaaatatatgccatGGACACCTTGAGTTTTCTTTGGCCGAAATGGGACGAGGCAGATACGGACTGATGTATGCAGTGGAGACAAATGTGCAAATAAGTAGATTAGataggacatacacacacaaacaaacacacacacacacacacacacacacacacacacacaaccccccacccacacacacactaccccccatccacccacccacacccacacccacacacacacacacacacacacacacacacacacacacacacacacacacacacacacacacacacacacacacacacacacacacacacacacacacacacacctctcctcccTAGAGCCTTCTCCTCTCGACCTTTCgattccccaacccctccacctatccccacccaatccctccccctccattccctaccccaccctctccccttcccctccccctccccttctcctcacctatCTCGTCttgaggaaaaaataagacaaaaatccCGGTTAAAAGAGCATCACTTCGGGAGCAACTCAAGGCGAGTAAGGTGAGACGCCATTCCCACGGCTCGCCCTGACCTTGGCTCCGAGATGCGGACGCTCCCTCGGCGGCGAGAGCATGCAGTCGGCcaaagcagggggagggggagggaaggacagaaataggaaggagaaggggagatgaaagagaaatagggtAGGGGGCGTGAAGAGAGAGACGTTgggtaagggaagagaagaagaaaaaagaaaaaggtaggaagatgaaaggaagaagaattagaagcagGGAAgtcgggaggagaagaaaaggagtattgaagggggaaggagaaatgaacgagaggaaaagggaaggggggaagagaaaaaaaatagaagaaaggagggcggagaggaaagagaagatttaggaaaggtggaagtggagagaaaaaaaaagtccgaaaggaaaagggatggagaaagagaaaatgaaaagagaatcgaagaagaaagagaaaatggaagggatagggaagaagaaagagaaaatgaaagaggaagggaagaagaaagagaaaatgaaagaggaagggaagaagagagaaaatgaaagaggaagggaagaagagagaaaatgaaagacgaagggaagaagaaagagaaaatgaaagaggaatggaagaagaaagagaaaattgaaggggaagggaagggaagacgtacgcaaagaaagagcgaaggagggttcacggagaaggaaaagagcaAGAAGAGCAGGGGAGAGAAGCCAGAGAAGAAAGCCTTTGGACCGTCGGTTGCGATTAAACGAAATGACACAATGGGAATTAATGACGTTACTGTTTCATTATTTCTGGCAAGGGGAATAGTAGagtgagagcgaagagagagggagagagagggagagatagagagggagagggagagggagaggaagaggaagaggaagagggagggagggagggagggagggagggagggagggagggagggagggagagagagagagagagagagagagagagagagagagagagagagagagagagagagaga
Proteins encoded:
- the LOC113812358 gene encoding sodium-independent sulfate anion transporter isoform X5 → MASVTSSAGNFLSRKVRGIFTKKTLNARLPITQWLPTYNLEMLEGDILAGFTVGLTVIPQGIAYALVAGLEPSYGLYSAFMGCFVYTLLGSCKDITIGPTAIMAIMTHEYSGEGGPDFAVLLCFLSGIIILASGICNLGFLITFISKPVICGFTSAAAITIASSQLKGLFGLSYNSEGFLETCEKLFSHIAETKWQDLTLGICCMICLLLMRKLKDLKAVKPNAADSTGKKVFKKIIFLSSVGRNAIVVIVAGIIAFVAPENTFQLTKRVDGGMPSFQLPPFSTEVNNVTYSFGDMMTSVGSGVAIIPLISILESIAIASAFAGGKTIDATQEMIALGFCNILGSFVQSMPVTGSFSRTAVNATSGVRTPAGGVVTGLLVMLALAFLTPYFRYIPKATLSAMIICAVIFMVEYEMVLPIWRARKLDQLPLWGSFLTCLFWKLEYGILVGVGINLAILLYGTARPKVGVTAVMRQDGDEPAYILVEPRSGLFFPSIDHVRSVVSKAGRGMANGNLTVVVDCKHFVGVDFTAAKGIKGLCMDYEKRHQDLIFINVTPGVERGLRSICDSLNIVASQFELHNSLKTGMESSGVCGNGVIPHENGVISNHTSAPETYSPEHKIVNTVA
- the LOC113812358 gene encoding sodium-independent sulfate anion transporter isoform X4; amino-acid sequence: MASVTSSAGNFLSRKVRGIFTKKTLNARLPITQWLPTYNLEMLEGDILAGFTVGLTVIPQGIAYALVAGLEPSYGLYSAFMGCFVYTLLGSCKDITIGPTAIMAIMTHEYSGEGGPDFAVLLCFLSGIIILASGICNLGFLITFISKPVICGFTSAAAITIASSQLKGLFGLSYNSEGFLETCEKLFSHIAETKWQDLTLGICCMICLLLMRKLKDLKAVKPNAADSTGKKVFKKIIFLSSVGRNAIVVIVAGIIAFVAPENTFQLTKRVDGGMPSFQLPPFSTEVNNVTYSFGDMMTSVGSGVAIIPLISILESIAIASAFAGGKTIDATQEMIALGFCNILGSFVQSMPVTGSFSRTAVNATSGVRTPAGGVVTGLLVMLALAFLTPYFRYIPKATLSAMIICAVIFMVEYEMVLPIWRARKLDQLPLWGSFLTCLFWKLEYGILVGVGINLAILLYGTARPKVGVTAVMRQDGDEPAYILVEPRSGLFFPSIDHVRSVVSKAGRGMANGNLTVVVDCKHFVGVDFTAAKGIKGLCMDYEKRHQDLIFINVTPGVERGLRSICDSLNIVASQFELHNSLKSAFKKSLASMESSGVCGNGVIPHENGVISNHTSAPETYSPEHKIVNTVA
- the LOC113812358 gene encoding sodium-independent sulfate anion transporter isoform X3 codes for the protein MASVTSSAGNFLSRKVRGIFTKKTLNARLPITQWLPTYNLEMLEGDILAGFTVGLTVIPQGIAYALVAGLEPSYGLYSAFMGCFVYTLLGSCKDITIGPTAIMAIMTHEYSGEGGPDFAVLLCFLSGIIILASGICNLGFLITFISKPVICGFTSAAAITIASSQLKGLFGLSYNSEGFLETCEKLFSHIAETKWQDLTLGICCMICLLLMRKLKDLKAVKPNAADSTGKKVFKKIIFLSSVGRNAIVVIVAGIIAFVAPENTFQLTKRVDGGMPSFQLPPFSTEVNNVTYSFGDMMTSVGSGVAIIPLISILESIAIASAFAGGKTIDATQEMIALGFCNILGSFVQSMPVTGSFSRTAVNATSGVRTPAGGVVTGLLVMLALAFLTPYFRYIPKATLSAMIICAVIFMVEYEMVLPIWRARKLDQLPLWGSFLTCLFWKLEYGILVGVGINLAILLYGTARPKVGVTAVMRQDGDEPAYILVEPRSGLFFPSIDHVRSVVSKAGRGMANGNLTVVVDCKHFVGVDFTAAKGIKGLCMDYEKRHQDLIFINVTPGVERGLRSICDSLNIVASQFELHNSLKSAFKKSLATGMESSGVCGNGVIPHENGVISNHTSAPETYSPEHKIVNTVA